The Phyllopteryx taeniolatus isolate TA_2022b chromosome 17, UOR_Ptae_1.2, whole genome shotgun sequence genome window below encodes:
- the rbm27 gene encoding RNA-binding protein 27 isoform X4, with protein sequence MIIENVDALKSWLAKLLEPICDADPSALANYVVALVKKDKPEKELRALCADQLDVFLQKETIGFVDKLFECLTSKNYQGNPIAKEVPKEVVNLPPAKSDALEIEAPEEERENRRRRSPLRNRSDFNESRSRDDRRRDERKRRDFDRHSKSSGGGGDLHRERERHERRKGSSRGRSNSRSRSRSGSRGKSRGRDFKSKFEVERKDADGYNSSMPGRPQQPPQLTSPLLPTPLHPFSSTTGGPGPGGIPLATHAHMPDGTTDSWSSYYGKPRKDGVCKPFSNKNPSRKQRCRDYDEKGFCVRGDLCPFDHGNDPLIVDDVNLPNIIPFPPPPVIPPGGLPMPPPITEPPPSLRIPPPPMPPYGQPPPPGVFSLAGPAVMRHQLGLVSPSGPPPLIATSGMEAPNHQSAITSSPPVGPPGVRLPPPLPLPPLPPPSSSSVSLRPRYVQSEYNYDPEGYNPESPGLTGAGRNQYRQFIPRVQTQRPNLIGLTSNDGQGSRAANIVIQTEPATPASTLGSNMSCFNSEQHNRKRPMGCMIAEGPTAKKPWMQKPNFNNKGSFPKRNFHVNTKLEVRNIPPELNTITKLNEHFSKFGTIVNIQVVFGGDPEVALIQFTSNEEARRAMYSVEAVLNNRFINMRWHRKFSMPGIHQLEQGTGSQVAGSAPNLGPQGMKQHNPATYVLNKHRSPAAVGPTSTPDNLNPSAEAGNVVPTLTNTQKGPYASNPLKSSSKCLGKTAKALEAQEALKKKQEALKLQHDLRKKKQEMLKTQIECQKALINRLEKNRGMKPEERANIMKTLKELTEKIAQLQNEMNPASQVSKANHNQPKTKTDAQKELLDAELDFHKKLSSGEDTTDLKRKLGQLQKEATQLGILRSPTCRGRGRGKVPPEAGAIRARGRSGSVNRMVVDHRPRALSIVGVTQEEKEELMSHFVKFGDLEDLRDQDATSVVMTFKTRSEAENAANQGAKFKGRVLQISWHKPKTPSVTTEPEEEESKDDNNTQKEGRSNVPGEEEEEEEDDDEDDKYESRSWRR encoded by the exons ATGATTATAGAGAATGTGGACGCCCTCAAGTCGTGGCTGGCGAAACTCCTAGAACCAAT ATGTGATGCTGACCCCTCTGCGTTGGCCAATTACGTTGTGGCTCTGGTGAAGAAGGACAAACCGGAGAAGGAGCTCAGAGCACTTTGTGCCGATCAGCTCGACGTCTTCCTGCAAAAAG AGACTATAGGCTTTGTGGATAAACTTTTTGAATGTCTGACAAGCAAGAACTACCAGGGGAACCCCATTGCCAAGGAAGTTCCAAAAGAAGTGGTTAACCTTCCACCAGCCAAATCAGATGCATTGGAA atTGAGGCTCCAGAGGAGGAGAGAGAAAACAGGCGCAGGAGAAGTCCTCTGAGAAACCGCTCCGACTTCAACGAGTCCAG GAGTCGCGACGACAGGAGGCGGGACGAGCGCAAGAGGCGCGACTTCGATCGTCACAGCAAGAGCAGCGGTGGCGGCGGCGACTTGCACCGCGAGCGGGAGCGTCACGAGCGTCGCAAGGGGAGCTCCCGCGGGAGGAGCAACAGCCGCAGCCGGAGCAGGAGTGGCAGCCGGGGGAAGAGTAGAGGACGAG ACTTCAAGTCAAAGTTCGAGGTGGAGAGGAAGGACGCGGACGGCTACAACTCGTCCATGCCGGGCAGGCCCCAGCAGCCTCCGCAGCTCACGTCGCCTCTACTGCCCACCCCCCTGCATCCCTTCTCGTCTACCACCGGCGGTCCGGGGCCTGGCGGCATCCCCTTGGCGACGCACGCGCATATGCCCGACGGCACCACGGACAGCTGGTCCAGCTACTATGGCAAACCGAGGAAAGATGGCGTCTGCAAGCCGTTCAGCAATAAGAACCCTTCACGCAAGCAGCGATGCAGGGATTACGACG AAAAAGGATTTTGCGTCCGCGGCGACCTGTGCCCGTTCGACCACGGCAACGATCCTCTCATCGTAGATGACGTCAATCTGCCAAACATCATCCCTTTCCCGCCACCGCCAGTGATACCCCCCGGTGGGCTACCCATGCCACCGCCCATTACCGAGCCACCCCCCTCACTCAGGATACCGCCGCCGCCGATGCCGCCCTATGGCCAGCCGCCGCCACCTGGCGTCTTTTCGTTGGCTG GGCCTGCTGTTATGAGACATCAGCTTGGGCTTGTGTCTCCATCAGGACCTCCTCCACTGATCGCAACCAGTGGAATGGAAGCGCCCAACCACCAGTCGGCGATCACGTCGTCGCCTCCAGTCGGACCGCCCGGCGTGAGGCTGCCGCCACCTCTTCCTTTGCCTCCTCTgcctcctccctcctcttcgTCGGTGTCGCTGCGTCCCCGTTATGTCCAGTCTGAAT ATAACTACGATCCAGAGGGCTATAACCCAGAATCGCCAGGACTGACTGGTGCAGGTCGCAACCAGTATCGGCAATTCATTCCCCGAGTGCAGACGCAGCGCCCCAACCTCATTGGCCTCACGTCCAATGACGGACAAGGCTCCAGAG CTGCTAACATAGTGATCCAGACGGAGCCCGCAACTCCCGCCAGCACACTGGGAAGCAACATGTCCTGTTTCAACTCTGAGCAGCACAACAGGAAGAGACCCATGGGCTGTATGATAGCTGAGGGACCCACGGCTAAAAAACCCTGGATGCAGAA GCCAAACTTCAACAACAAAGGCAGCTTCCCAAAGAGGAACTTCCACGTGAACACCAAGCTGGAGGTGCGCAATATCCCGCCTGAGCTCAACACCATCACCAAGCTCAATGAGCACTTCAGCAAGTTTGGGACCATTGTGAACATTCAG GTGGTGTTCGGCGGCGACCCAGAGGTGGCGTTGATCCAGTTCACATCCAACGAAGAAGCCCGTCGGGCCATGTACTCCGTGGAGGCGGTGCTAAACAACCGCTTCATCAACATGCGCTGGCATCGCAAGTTCAGCATGCCGGGGATTCACCAGCTGGAGCAGGGCACGGGGAGCCAGGTGGCCGGGTCCGCTCCCAACCTCGGGCCGCAG ggTATGAAGCAGCACAATCCTGCCACTTACGTGCTGAACAAGCATCGGTCGCCAGCGGCGGTAGGCCCTACGAGCACGCCTGACAACCTGAACCCCAGTGCAGAAGCTGGCAAT GTGGTGCCGACGCTGACAAACACCCAGAAGGGCCCCTACGCTTCCAACCCGCTCAAGTCGTCCTCCAAGTGCCTTGGGAAAACGGCGAAAGCGCTGGAAGCACAGGAAGCCCTGAAGAAGAAACAG gAGGCGTTAAAACTACAGCATGACTTGCGAAAGAAGAAGCAAGAAATGTTAAAGACACAGATTGAGTGTCAGAAG GCGCTGATTAACCGTCTGGAGAAGAACAGGGGGATGAAACCAGAGGAAAGAGCCAACATCATGAAGACACTGAAGGAACTGACTGAAAAGATAGCCCAGCTCCAGAATGAAATGAATCCGGCCTCCCAGGTCTCCAAGGCCAATCACAACCAGCCCAAGACAAAGACCGAC GCCCAGAAGGAGCTCCTGGATGCTGAGTTGGATTTCCACAAGAAGCTAAGCTCTGGAGAAGACACGACAGATCTCAAGAGAAAACTGGGCCAGCTACAGAAGGAG GCAACACAACTTGGCATCCTGCGATCCCCGACGTGTCGAGGCCGCGGCCGGGGGAAGGTACCGCCGGAAGCAGGCGCCATTCGCGCGAGGGGCCGCAGCGGTTCTGTAAACCGCATGGTGGTGGACCACCGGCCCAGAGCTCTGTCTATCGTGGGGGTCACtcaggaggagaaggaggagctcATGTCACACTTTGTG AAATTTGGTGATCTAGAAGATCTCCGTGACCAGGACGCCACCAGTGTCGTCATGACCTTCAAGACTCGGAGCGAAGCCGAGAAT GCAGCCAACCAGGGAGCCAAGTTCAAAGGTCGCGTGTTGCAAATTTCCTGGCACAAGCCTAAAACGCCCTCTGTCACCACAGAGCCTGAGGAGGAGGAGTCCAAAGACGACAACAACACG CAGAAGGAAGGTCGCTCCAATGTGCCCggcgaggaggaagaagaggaagaggacgatGACGAAGACGACAAGTATGAAAGCCGATCTTGGAGACGATGA
- the rbm27 gene encoding RNA-binding protein 27 isoform X5 — MIIENVDALKSWLAKLLEPICDADPSALANYVVALVKKDKPEKELRALCADQLDVFLQKETIGFVDKLFECLTSKNYQGNPIAKEVPKEVVNLPPAKSDALEIEAPEEERENRRRRSPLRNRSDFNESRSRDDRRRDERKRRDFDRHSKSSGGGGDLHRERERHERRKGSSRGRSNSRSRSRSGSRGKSRGRDFKSKFEVERKDADGYNSSMPGRPQQPPQLTSPLLPTPLHPFSSTTGGPGPGGIPLATHAHMPDGTTDSWSSYYGKPRKDGVCKPFSNKNPSRKQRCRDYDEKGFCVRGDLCPFDHGNDPLIVDDVNLPNIIPFPPPPVIPPGGLPMPPPITEPPPSLRIPPPPMPPYGQPPPPGVFSLAGPPPLIATSGMEAPNHQSAITSSPPVGPPGVRLPPPLPLPPLPPPSSSSVSLRPRYVQSEYNYDPEGYNPESPGLTGAGRNQYRQFIPRVQTQRPNLIGLTSNDGQGSRAANIVIQTEPATPASTLGSNMSCFNSEQHNRKRPMGCMIAEGPTAKKPWMQKPNFNNKGSFPKRNFHVNTKLEVRNIPPELNTITKLNEHFSKFGTIVNIQVVFGGDPEVALIQFTSNEEARRAMYSVEAVLNNRFINMRWHRKFSMPGIHQLEQGTGSQVAGSAPNLGPQGMKQHNPATYVLNKHRSPAAVGPTSTPDNLNPSAEAGNVVPTLTNTQKGPYASNPLKSSSKCLGKTAKALEAQEALKKKQEALKLQHDLRKKKQEMLKTQIECQKALINRLEKNRGMKPEERANIMKTLKELTEKIAQLQNEMNPASQVSKANHNQPKTKTDAQKELLDAELDFHKKLSSGEDTTDLKRKLGQLQKEATQLGILRSPTCRGRGRGKVPPEAGAIRARGRSGSVNRMVVDHRPRALSIVGVTQEEKEELMSHFVKFGDLEDLRDQDATSVVMTFKTRSEAENAANQGAKFKGRVLQISWHKPKTPSVTTEPEEEESKDDNNTKEGRSNVPGEEEEEEEDDDEDDKYESRSWRR; from the exons ATGATTATAGAGAATGTGGACGCCCTCAAGTCGTGGCTGGCGAAACTCCTAGAACCAAT ATGTGATGCTGACCCCTCTGCGTTGGCCAATTACGTTGTGGCTCTGGTGAAGAAGGACAAACCGGAGAAGGAGCTCAGAGCACTTTGTGCCGATCAGCTCGACGTCTTCCTGCAAAAAG AGACTATAGGCTTTGTGGATAAACTTTTTGAATGTCTGACAAGCAAGAACTACCAGGGGAACCCCATTGCCAAGGAAGTTCCAAAAGAAGTGGTTAACCTTCCACCAGCCAAATCAGATGCATTGGAA atTGAGGCTCCAGAGGAGGAGAGAGAAAACAGGCGCAGGAGAAGTCCTCTGAGAAACCGCTCCGACTTCAACGAGTCCAG GAGTCGCGACGACAGGAGGCGGGACGAGCGCAAGAGGCGCGACTTCGATCGTCACAGCAAGAGCAGCGGTGGCGGCGGCGACTTGCACCGCGAGCGGGAGCGTCACGAGCGTCGCAAGGGGAGCTCCCGCGGGAGGAGCAACAGCCGCAGCCGGAGCAGGAGTGGCAGCCGGGGGAAGAGTAGAGGACGAG ACTTCAAGTCAAAGTTCGAGGTGGAGAGGAAGGACGCGGACGGCTACAACTCGTCCATGCCGGGCAGGCCCCAGCAGCCTCCGCAGCTCACGTCGCCTCTACTGCCCACCCCCCTGCATCCCTTCTCGTCTACCACCGGCGGTCCGGGGCCTGGCGGCATCCCCTTGGCGACGCACGCGCATATGCCCGACGGCACCACGGACAGCTGGTCCAGCTACTATGGCAAACCGAGGAAAGATGGCGTCTGCAAGCCGTTCAGCAATAAGAACCCTTCACGCAAGCAGCGATGCAGGGATTACGACG AAAAAGGATTTTGCGTCCGCGGCGACCTGTGCCCGTTCGACCACGGCAACGATCCTCTCATCGTAGATGACGTCAATCTGCCAAACATCATCCCTTTCCCGCCACCGCCAGTGATACCCCCCGGTGGGCTACCCATGCCACCGCCCATTACCGAGCCACCCCCCTCACTCAGGATACCGCCGCCGCCGATGCCGCCCTATGGCCAGCCGCCGCCACCTGGCGTCTTTTCGTTGGCTG GACCTCCTCCACTGATCGCAACCAGTGGAATGGAAGCGCCCAACCACCAGTCGGCGATCACGTCGTCGCCTCCAGTCGGACCGCCCGGCGTGAGGCTGCCGCCACCTCTTCCTTTGCCTCCTCTgcctcctccctcctcttcgTCGGTGTCGCTGCGTCCCCGTTATGTCCAGTCTGAAT ATAACTACGATCCAGAGGGCTATAACCCAGAATCGCCAGGACTGACTGGTGCAGGTCGCAACCAGTATCGGCAATTCATTCCCCGAGTGCAGACGCAGCGCCCCAACCTCATTGGCCTCACGTCCAATGACGGACAAGGCTCCAGAG CTGCTAACATAGTGATCCAGACGGAGCCCGCAACTCCCGCCAGCACACTGGGAAGCAACATGTCCTGTTTCAACTCTGAGCAGCACAACAGGAAGAGACCCATGGGCTGTATGATAGCTGAGGGACCCACGGCTAAAAAACCCTGGATGCAGAA GCCAAACTTCAACAACAAAGGCAGCTTCCCAAAGAGGAACTTCCACGTGAACACCAAGCTGGAGGTGCGCAATATCCCGCCTGAGCTCAACACCATCACCAAGCTCAATGAGCACTTCAGCAAGTTTGGGACCATTGTGAACATTCAG GTGGTGTTCGGCGGCGACCCAGAGGTGGCGTTGATCCAGTTCACATCCAACGAAGAAGCCCGTCGGGCCATGTACTCCGTGGAGGCGGTGCTAAACAACCGCTTCATCAACATGCGCTGGCATCGCAAGTTCAGCATGCCGGGGATTCACCAGCTGGAGCAGGGCACGGGGAGCCAGGTGGCCGGGTCCGCTCCCAACCTCGGGCCGCAG ggTATGAAGCAGCACAATCCTGCCACTTACGTGCTGAACAAGCATCGGTCGCCAGCGGCGGTAGGCCCTACGAGCACGCCTGACAACCTGAACCCCAGTGCAGAAGCTGGCAAT GTGGTGCCGACGCTGACAAACACCCAGAAGGGCCCCTACGCTTCCAACCCGCTCAAGTCGTCCTCCAAGTGCCTTGGGAAAACGGCGAAAGCGCTGGAAGCACAGGAAGCCCTGAAGAAGAAACAG gAGGCGTTAAAACTACAGCATGACTTGCGAAAGAAGAAGCAAGAAATGTTAAAGACACAGATTGAGTGTCAGAAG GCGCTGATTAACCGTCTGGAGAAGAACAGGGGGATGAAACCAGAGGAAAGAGCCAACATCATGAAGACACTGAAGGAACTGACTGAAAAGATAGCCCAGCTCCAGAATGAAATGAATCCGGCCTCCCAGGTCTCCAAGGCCAATCACAACCAGCCCAAGACAAAGACCGAC GCCCAGAAGGAGCTCCTGGATGCTGAGTTGGATTTCCACAAGAAGCTAAGCTCTGGAGAAGACACGACAGATCTCAAGAGAAAACTGGGCCAGCTACAGAAGGAG GCAACACAACTTGGCATCCTGCGATCCCCGACGTGTCGAGGCCGCGGCCGGGGGAAGGTACCGCCGGAAGCAGGCGCCATTCGCGCGAGGGGCCGCAGCGGTTCTGTAAACCGCATGGTGGTGGACCACCGGCCCAGAGCTCTGTCTATCGTGGGGGTCACtcaggaggagaaggaggagctcATGTCACACTTTGTG AAATTTGGTGATCTAGAAGATCTCCGTGACCAGGACGCCACCAGTGTCGTCATGACCTTCAAGACTCGGAGCGAAGCCGAGAAT GCAGCCAACCAGGGAGCCAAGTTCAAAGGTCGCGTGTTGCAAATTTCCTGGCACAAGCCTAAAACGCCCTCTGTCACCACAGAGCCTGAGGAGGAGGAGTCCAAAGACGACAACAACACG AAGGAAGGTCGCTCCAATGTGCCCggcgaggaggaagaagaggaagaggacgatGACGAAGACGACAAGTATGAAAGCCGATCTTGGAGACGATGA
- the rbm27 gene encoding RNA-binding protein 27 isoform X1, with product MIIENVDALKSWLAKLLEPICDADPSALANYVVALVKKDKPEKELRALCADQLDVFLQKETIGFVDKLFECLTSKNYQGNPIAKEVPKEVVNLPPAKSDALEIEAPEEERENRRRRSPLRNRSDFNESRSRDDRRRDERKRRDFDRHSKSSGGGGDLHRERERHERRKGSSRGRSNSRSRSRSGSRGKSRGRDFKSKFEVERKDADGYNSSMPGRPQQPPQLTSPLLPTPLHPFSSTTGGPGPGGIPLATHAHMPDGTTDSWSSYYGKPRKDGVCKPFSNKNPSRKQRCRDYDEKGFCVRGDLCPFDHGNDPLIVDDVNLPNIIPFPPPPVIPPGGLPMPPPITEPPPSLRIPPPPMPPYGQPPPPGVFSLAGPAVMRHQLGLVSPSGPPPLIATSGMEAPNHQSAITSSPPVGPPGVRLPPPLPLPPLPPPSSSSVSLRPRYVQSEYNYDPEGYNPESPGLTGAGRNQYRQFIPRVQTQRPNLIGLTSNDGQGSRAANIVIQTEPATPASTLGSNMSCFNSEQHNRKRPMGCMIAEGPTAKKPWMQKPNFNNKGSFPKRNFHVNTKLEVRNIPPELNTITKLNEHFSKFGTIVNIQVVFGGDPEVALIQFTSNEEARRAMYSVEAVLNNRFINMRWHRKFSMPGIHQLEQGTGSQVAGSAPNLGPQGMKQHNPATYVLNKHRSPAAVGPTSTPDNLNPSAEAGNVVPTLTNTQKGPYASNPLKSSSKCLGKTAKALEAQEALKKKQEALKLQHDLRKKKQEMLKTQIECQKALINRLEKNRGMKPEERANIMKTLKELTEKIAQLQNEMNPASQVSKANHNQPKTKTDAQKELLDAELDFHKKLSSGEDTTDLKRKLGQLQKEATQLGILRSPTCRGRGRGKVPPEAGAIRARGRSGSVNRMVVDHRPRALSIVGVTQEEKEELMSHFVKFGDLEDLRDQDATSVVMTFKTRSEAENAANQGAKFKGRVLQISWHKPKTPSVTTEPEEEESKDDNNTKEGRSNVPGEEEEEEEDDDEDDKYESRSWRR from the exons ATGATTATAGAGAATGTGGACGCCCTCAAGTCGTGGCTGGCGAAACTCCTAGAACCAAT ATGTGATGCTGACCCCTCTGCGTTGGCCAATTACGTTGTGGCTCTGGTGAAGAAGGACAAACCGGAGAAGGAGCTCAGAGCACTTTGTGCCGATCAGCTCGACGTCTTCCTGCAAAAAG AGACTATAGGCTTTGTGGATAAACTTTTTGAATGTCTGACAAGCAAGAACTACCAGGGGAACCCCATTGCCAAGGAAGTTCCAAAAGAAGTGGTTAACCTTCCACCAGCCAAATCAGATGCATTGGAA atTGAGGCTCCAGAGGAGGAGAGAGAAAACAGGCGCAGGAGAAGTCCTCTGAGAAACCGCTCCGACTTCAACGAGTCCAG GAGTCGCGACGACAGGAGGCGGGACGAGCGCAAGAGGCGCGACTTCGATCGTCACAGCAAGAGCAGCGGTGGCGGCGGCGACTTGCACCGCGAGCGGGAGCGTCACGAGCGTCGCAAGGGGAGCTCCCGCGGGAGGAGCAACAGCCGCAGCCGGAGCAGGAGTGGCAGCCGGGGGAAGAGTAGAGGACGAG ACTTCAAGTCAAAGTTCGAGGTGGAGAGGAAGGACGCGGACGGCTACAACTCGTCCATGCCGGGCAGGCCCCAGCAGCCTCCGCAGCTCACGTCGCCTCTACTGCCCACCCCCCTGCATCCCTTCTCGTCTACCACCGGCGGTCCGGGGCCTGGCGGCATCCCCTTGGCGACGCACGCGCATATGCCCGACGGCACCACGGACAGCTGGTCCAGCTACTATGGCAAACCGAGGAAAGATGGCGTCTGCAAGCCGTTCAGCAATAAGAACCCTTCACGCAAGCAGCGATGCAGGGATTACGACG AAAAAGGATTTTGCGTCCGCGGCGACCTGTGCCCGTTCGACCACGGCAACGATCCTCTCATCGTAGATGACGTCAATCTGCCAAACATCATCCCTTTCCCGCCACCGCCAGTGATACCCCCCGGTGGGCTACCCATGCCACCGCCCATTACCGAGCCACCCCCCTCACTCAGGATACCGCCGCCGCCGATGCCGCCCTATGGCCAGCCGCCGCCACCTGGCGTCTTTTCGTTGGCTG GGCCTGCTGTTATGAGACATCAGCTTGGGCTTGTGTCTCCATCAGGACCTCCTCCACTGATCGCAACCAGTGGAATGGAAGCGCCCAACCACCAGTCGGCGATCACGTCGTCGCCTCCAGTCGGACCGCCCGGCGTGAGGCTGCCGCCACCTCTTCCTTTGCCTCCTCTgcctcctccctcctcttcgTCGGTGTCGCTGCGTCCCCGTTATGTCCAGTCTGAAT ATAACTACGATCCAGAGGGCTATAACCCAGAATCGCCAGGACTGACTGGTGCAGGTCGCAACCAGTATCGGCAATTCATTCCCCGAGTGCAGACGCAGCGCCCCAACCTCATTGGCCTCACGTCCAATGACGGACAAGGCTCCAGAG CTGCTAACATAGTGATCCAGACGGAGCCCGCAACTCCCGCCAGCACACTGGGAAGCAACATGTCCTGTTTCAACTCTGAGCAGCACAACAGGAAGAGACCCATGGGCTGTATGATAGCTGAGGGACCCACGGCTAAAAAACCCTGGATGCAGAA GCCAAACTTCAACAACAAAGGCAGCTTCCCAAAGAGGAACTTCCACGTGAACACCAAGCTGGAGGTGCGCAATATCCCGCCTGAGCTCAACACCATCACCAAGCTCAATGAGCACTTCAGCAAGTTTGGGACCATTGTGAACATTCAG GTGGTGTTCGGCGGCGACCCAGAGGTGGCGTTGATCCAGTTCACATCCAACGAAGAAGCCCGTCGGGCCATGTACTCCGTGGAGGCGGTGCTAAACAACCGCTTCATCAACATGCGCTGGCATCGCAAGTTCAGCATGCCGGGGATTCACCAGCTGGAGCAGGGCACGGGGAGCCAGGTGGCCGGGTCCGCTCCCAACCTCGGGCCGCAG ggTATGAAGCAGCACAATCCTGCCACTTACGTGCTGAACAAGCATCGGTCGCCAGCGGCGGTAGGCCCTACGAGCACGCCTGACAACCTGAACCCCAGTGCAGAAGCTGGCAAT GTGGTGCCGACGCTGACAAACACCCAGAAGGGCCCCTACGCTTCCAACCCGCTCAAGTCGTCCTCCAAGTGCCTTGGGAAAACGGCGAAAGCGCTGGAAGCACAGGAAGCCCTGAAGAAGAAACAG gAGGCGTTAAAACTACAGCATGACTTGCGAAAGAAGAAGCAAGAAATGTTAAAGACACAGATTGAGTGTCAGAAG GCGCTGATTAACCGTCTGGAGAAGAACAGGGGGATGAAACCAGAGGAAAGAGCCAACATCATGAAGACACTGAAGGAACTGACTGAAAAGATAGCCCAGCTCCAGAATGAAATGAATCCGGCCTCCCAGGTCTCCAAGGCCAATCACAACCAGCCCAAGACAAAGACCGAC GCCCAGAAGGAGCTCCTGGATGCTGAGTTGGATTTCCACAAGAAGCTAAGCTCTGGAGAAGACACGACAGATCTCAAGAGAAAACTGGGCCAGCTACAGAAGGAG GCAACACAACTTGGCATCCTGCGATCCCCGACGTGTCGAGGCCGCGGCCGGGGGAAGGTACCGCCGGAAGCAGGCGCCATTCGCGCGAGGGGCCGCAGCGGTTCTGTAAACCGCATGGTGGTGGACCACCGGCCCAGAGCTCTGTCTATCGTGGGGGTCACtcaggaggagaaggaggagctcATGTCACACTTTGTG AAATTTGGTGATCTAGAAGATCTCCGTGACCAGGACGCCACCAGTGTCGTCATGACCTTCAAGACTCGGAGCGAAGCCGAGAAT GCAGCCAACCAGGGAGCCAAGTTCAAAGGTCGCGTGTTGCAAATTTCCTGGCACAAGCCTAAAACGCCCTCTGTCACCACAGAGCCTGAGGAGGAGGAGTCCAAAGACGACAACAACACG AAGGAAGGTCGCTCCAATGTGCCCggcgaggaggaagaagaggaagaggacgatGACGAAGACGACAAGTATGAAAGCCGATCTTGGAGACGATGA